One window of Athalia rosae chromosome 4, iyAthRosa1.1, whole genome shotgun sequence genomic DNA carries:
- the LOC105684490 gene encoding centrosomal protein of 162 kDa-like isoform X2: MGIHLYPGWSALTARLQPLISGQNHVLNWLCIPIHMPIPKNIPKTTFIGYPYARDNEHIEEKLISTGEDTLGSSLSLSIGENSIRIKEKPKAKEIKAVPLTQENAGQHKWWLKRPETRLGFTSPKKLEVNIKPSPSPSPDVLYKSEGEVKDKDDTLCDILASAAFDKYPSDFENATDEDIGSILEEMSKIAGALSPNSGPDCTKAGSISKNATEEERSVEELLQEAEKLVQKTSSSISKSNSKSDTLVPDSNLDPNDSLARVRQLEDDIFQMIQAEVHKESEKVKKSPKYEQKRDEDSGLEIVYENLNVLKAPKTLELQRKKFEEQKVEVSSSSDLDDPIERHSKSEKCESKNESDDKDNLQKEITDVDKDFFENLLKKSKEKSEGGISGSSSFGQEDFSHFLRILQGQSDKKEQEAKANNSNLKDSAAFSFPMKADAHIFEKSKIENELNSMKSPAFPEKEISDVLRRELPNGENKYINHEISESESSSIRGRSRQSHHPLMEKATLSRNSSLERIKKSESNMKEIIFSRNSSIDSSKSSGSKKDAKVVNSKNELYTVGLTPRLELFADAIPKLIAEKSNENLKKQEQKKGGNEKDVNTSADQIVETCLDSNDTTKQKGEINDNKDNRTFNNDQSKTTDRVGDGGEKIRKVDIQKNMFDRPKTERAFNALDNKNQRKQIKFVKSKSYDQIPKPISNLKLSLDDVKMSKAEDPSPKTPTPILKRSPILKTKLHSKPVSKFTSKVKLSPKPKREVLKSSTATSITSNIKKHEIKSVDSIMRYTLAAGDMNRNLSKSDWETLCKEERHKNVLLKEQLDSEAKLYKTQIEGMRTSFEEELFALKKHNIILKAKVDELSVNEKRSELNPKTDTKVLILEREFEKQESLLQAYESENKKLMLEVKHYQEEMKNLQSKQKTASVEMDENKKLIEELKDLQEQTLKLTLEISDLRNKNNDYAVKNDDLIQQCSLVKEELSMFKDQLKTKNSYITDQLQAMTKSESCLKKELEDVKVELNSKSEQLRGIKIEFDKLQNNVLPMEREILELRVKESTLNEKLQTAKSHIEREKQLSQKLKDQVVLDNKKIMDLNRQVREMERILKRKNPDSVSALILTANSEHDRISTEKVKLLEERIASLEKEIQINEDVAQEKLLDFQKKFSEMRERYVSQVTELEEKLLDLTVKNQKIYNDMFTQTTCKNMENKSVETTRKEDKDKVAFTEREEKKEIKGMKAGPKSQNVKEDTHLIATIRGLKLELSNKDKTLLKVTKDFQELQKTNRRLQKEREKLLNDKRNYRAMDLDKLSRSTGSDSRPTSSKASDLNDQNSNFHQNGNLPNSNSNQRFSGSTQKLYNPLQYSENSESYMTKKIMNENEILKEELDKINKDFMALKNKRLHDLHLLQEEHEREMAALVKEYSVKFGDSKVVKLQGQINTQMAIISHLKQQIEKLRDYKEQVIVLKTERDHLENKVKTLSEKVKYLSTPGTEQLQLLQDKITILQQRHESREMTLQTLVRDLLRTKTQCRDCKGEKGKTKQLCYFRQELDHILGMLQEIANVY; this comes from the exons ATGGGGATTCATTTATACCCTGGATGGTCCGCCCTTACCGCCAGACTACAGCCCCTAATCTCTGGCCAGAATCATGTTCTCAACTggttatgtatacctatacatatgccTATACCCAAAAACATACCAAAAACTACTTTTATTGGCTACCCATATGCCAGAGACAATGAGCATATTGAGGAAAAG TTAATATCAACTGGAGAAGATACCTTGGGTTCTTCCCTAAGTCTAAGtattggtgaaaattcaattagaATTAAGGAAAAGCCAAAAGCAAAGGAAATAAAAGCTGTGCCACTGACACAAGAGAATGCAGGCCAACACAAATGGTGGTTGAAAAGACCTGAAACCCGGCTAGGGTTTACAAGCCCTAAAAAGCTGGAAGTAAACATAAAACCCTCGCCAAGTCCATCACCAGAT GTATTATACAAAAGTGAAGGCGAAGTCAAAGATAAAGATGATACTTTGTGCGACATTCTTGCATCAGCAGCATTTGACAAGTATCCATCAGACTTTGAAA atgcaACCGATGAAGATATTGGTAGTATTTTGGAAGAGATGAGTAAGATTGCTGGGGCATTGAGTCCAAATTCCGGACCAGACTGTACAAAGGCTGGAAGCATCAGCAAAAACGCTACAG AAGAAGAACGTTCGGTGGAAGAGTTACTGCAGGAAGCCGAAAAGTTGGTACAGAAGACAAGTTCCAGTATCTCCAAAAGCAATTCAAAATCTGATACTTTAGTACCGGATAGTAATCTAGATCCAAATGACAGTCTTGCACGAGTAAGGCAACTTGAAGATGATATCTTTCAAATGATACAGGCTGAGGTGCACAAGGAATCggagaaagtgaaaaagagtCCAAAGTATGAACAAAAGCGCGATGAGGATTCAGGTTTAGAGATAGTTTACGAGAATTTGAACGTTTTAAAAGCACCAAAAACATTGGAGCTccagaggaaaaaatttgaagaacaaaaagttGAAGTTTCTAGTAGTTCAGATTTAGACGATCCTATTGAACGGCactcaaagtctgaaaaatgtgaaagcAAGAATGAATCTGATGATAAAGATAACTTGCAGAAAGAGATTACCGATGTTGATAAagacttttttgaaaatcttttgaagaaatcaaaagaaaaatctgaagGTGGTATATCTGGGAGTTCTAGTTTTGGGCAAGAGGATTTCTCTCACTTTCTCAGAATATTACAAGGGCaaagtgataaaaaagaacaggAAGCCAAAGCCAATAATTCGAACTTAAAAGACTCTGCAGCATTCAGTTTTCCAATGAAAGCAGACGCCCACATATTCGAGAAAtctaaaatagaaaatgagtTGAATAGTATGAAAAGCCCTGCTTTtccagaaaaagaaatatctgaTGTCTTAAGAAGGGAGCTTCCCAATGGTGAAAATAAGTATATAAATCACGAAATTAGCGAATCAGAATCCAGTTCAATCAGAGGAAGGTCCAGGCAGTCTCACCATCCTTTGATGGAAAAAGCAACCCTTTCTAGAAATTCTAGTTTGGAGAGAATCAAAAAGTCTGAAAGTAACATGAaagagattattttttctagaaATTCAAGCATCGATAGCAGCAAATCGAGTGGAAGTAAGAAAGATGCAAAGGTAGTGAATTccaaaaatgaattatacacTGTCGGTCTAACGCCGAGATTAGAGTTATTTGCTGATGCCATACCTAAATTAATCGCTGAGAAATCcaacgaaaatttgaagaaacaaGAGCAGAAGAAAggagggaatgaaaaagatgTGAACACTTCAGCGGATCAGATTGTAGAAACTTGTCTCGATAGTAATGACACGACTAAACAAAAGGGCGAAATTAACGATAACAAAGATAACAGAACTTTCAATAATGACCAGTCCAAGACTACAGATAGAGTTGGTGAtggtggggaaaaaataagaaaagtagatattcaaaaaaatatgtttgatCGTCCTAAGACTGAGAGAGCATTCAATGCCTTAGAtaataaaaaccaaagaaaacaaatcaagTTTGTTAAATCAAAAAGTTACGATCAGATTCCAAAGCCAATTTCGAATCTTAAACTGTCCCTTGATGATGTAAAGATGTCTAAAGCCGAAGACCCCTCACCCAAAACTCCCACTCCTATACTGAAGAGGTCAccaattttgaaaacaaaGTTACATTCGAAACCAGTTTCCAAATTCACatcaaaagtaaaattgtCACCGAAACCCAAAAGAGAAGTTCTGAAATCCAGTACTGCTACGTCGATTACTAGTAAcataaaaaaacatgaaataaaatcggtgGACAGCATTATGAGATACACTTTAGCAGCTGGGGACATGAATAGAAATCTGTCAAAAAGTGACTGGGAAACGTTGTGCAAAGAAGAAAGACATAAAAACGTTTTGCTCAAAG aacaatTAGATTCCGAGGCAAAGTTGTATAAGACCCAGATTGAAGGGATGCGTACATCGTTTGAAGAGGAATTATTTGCTTTAAAAAAACATAACATAATTCTCAAAGCTAAAGTTGATGAGCTATCTGTGAATGAGAAAAGATCCGAACTCAATCCTAAGACTGATACAAAAGTTTTGATACTTGAaagggaatttgaaaaacaagaaagttTACTACAGGCATACGaatcggaaaacaaaaaacttatGCTGGAAGTAAAACATTATCAg GAGGAAATGAAGAATTTGCAGTCAAAGCAGAAAACTGCATCTGTggaaatggatgaaaataaaaagttaatTGAGGAATTGAAGGATCTCCAAGAACAAACTTTGAAGCTGACACTAGAAATATCAGATTTACGTAATAAAAACAATGACTATGCagtaaaaaatgatgatttgaTCCAACAATGCAGTTTAGTGAAGGAAGAGTTGAGTATGTTCAAAGATCAGTTGAAAACGAAGAACAGTTATATTACAGATCAGTTACAAGCAATGACAAAATCAGAATCGTGTTTGAAAAAGGAGTTAGAGGATGTTAAAGTAGAATTAAACTCAAAATCTGAACAATTAAGAGGGATTAAAATCGAGTTTGATAAACTCCAGAATAACGTCTTGCCAATGGAGAGAGAAATTCTAGAGCTCAGGGTTAAAGAAAGTACACTtaacgaaaaattgcaaactGCAAAATCTCatattgaaagagaaaaacagttatctcaaaaattgaaagatcagGTTGTGTTAGATAACAAGAAGATAATGGATCTAAATAGACAAGTTCGGGAGATGGAGAGAATTTTGAAGCGAAAGAATCCCGACTCTGTATCTGCCTTAATTTTGACTGCCAATTCTGAACACGATAGAATAAGtacggaaaaagtaaaacttcTCGAGGAAAGAATAGCATCTTTGGAAAAAGAGATTCAAATTAACGAAGACGTGGCGCAAGAAAAGCTGCttgattttcagaaaaaattttcagaaatgaGAGAACGTTATGTTTCCCAAGTGACGGAACTGGAAGAGAAGTTGTTGGACCTTACGGTGAAGAATCAGAAGATCTACAATGATATGTTTACACAGACTACATGTAAGAATATGGAAAACAAAAGTGTGGAGACCACAAGGAAGGAGGACAAAGATAAAGTAGCTTTtacagagagagaagagaaaaaagaaattaaagggATGAAAGCTGGTCCTAAATCTCAGAATGTTAAAGAGGACACTCATTTGATAGCCACAATTCGGGGTTTGAAGTTGGAGCTTTCTAACAAAGATAAGACACTTTTGAAAGTGACTAAAGATTTCCAGGAGCTGCAAAAAACTAACCGGAGATTGCaaaaagagcgagaaaaattattgaatgataaaagaaattatCGAGCCATGGACCTTGACAAACTTAGTCGAAGTACGGGATCGGACTCACGACCCACAAGCTCGAAAGCATCCGATTTAAATgatcaaaattcaaactttCATCAAAACGGTAATTTACCAAACTCCAATTCGAACCAAAGATTTTCTGGATCCACCCAAAAGCTGTACAACCCATTGCAATATTCTGAGAATTCCGAGAGTTACATGAccaagaaaataatgaatgaaaacgAGATTCTGAAGGAAGAATTGGACAAGATTAATAAAGATTTCATGGCATTGAAGAATAAGAGGCTTCATGATCTCCACCTGCTGCAGGAAGAACATGAAAGAGAGATGGCGGCCTTGGTTAAAGAATACAGTGTTAAATTCGGAGACTCTAAGGTGGTAAAGTTACAG GGTCAAATAAATACCCAAATGGCAATAATATCTCATCTCAAGCAGCAAATCGAAAAACTAAGGGATTATAAAGAGCAAGTTATCGTGCTCAAGACTGAAAGGGATCATTTAGAAAATAAAGTGAAGACCTTgagtgaaaaagtaaaatatctCTCAAcaccg GGTACGGAACAACTTCAGTTGTTACAAGATAAAATCACAATTCTCCAACAGCGACATGAGAGCAGAGAAATGACGTTGCAAACTCTAGTTAGGGATCTTTTGAGAACGAAGACACAATGCAGGGACTGCAAGGGTGAAAAGGGTAAGACAAAACAGTTATGCTATTTCAGACAAGAGTTAGATCACATTCTCGGAATGTTACAAGAAATAGCTAATGTGTACTAA
- the LOC105684490 gene encoding centrosomal protein of 162 kDa-like isoform X1 — translation MGIHLYPGWSALTARLQPLISGQNHVLNWLCIPIHMPIPKNIPKTTFIGYPYARDNEHIEEKLISTGEDTLGSSLSLSIGENSIRIKEKPKAKEIKAVPLTQENAGQHKWWLKRPETRLGFTSPKKLEVNIKPSPSPSPDVSSSMAEFLEKEKLCKVLYKSEGEVKDKDDTLCDILASAAFDKYPSDFENATDEDIGSILEEMSKIAGALSPNSGPDCTKAGSISKNATEEERSVEELLQEAEKLVQKTSSSISKSNSKSDTLVPDSNLDPNDSLARVRQLEDDIFQMIQAEVHKESEKVKKSPKYEQKRDEDSGLEIVYENLNVLKAPKTLELQRKKFEEQKVEVSSSSDLDDPIERHSKSEKCESKNESDDKDNLQKEITDVDKDFFENLLKKSKEKSEGGISGSSSFGQEDFSHFLRILQGQSDKKEQEAKANNSNLKDSAAFSFPMKADAHIFEKSKIENELNSMKSPAFPEKEISDVLRRELPNGENKYINHEISESESSSIRGRSRQSHHPLMEKATLSRNSSLERIKKSESNMKEIIFSRNSSIDSSKSSGSKKDAKVVNSKNELYTVGLTPRLELFADAIPKLIAEKSNENLKKQEQKKGGNEKDVNTSADQIVETCLDSNDTTKQKGEINDNKDNRTFNNDQSKTTDRVGDGGEKIRKVDIQKNMFDRPKTERAFNALDNKNQRKQIKFVKSKSYDQIPKPISNLKLSLDDVKMSKAEDPSPKTPTPILKRSPILKTKLHSKPVSKFTSKVKLSPKPKREVLKSSTATSITSNIKKHEIKSVDSIMRYTLAAGDMNRNLSKSDWETLCKEERHKNVLLKEQLDSEAKLYKTQIEGMRTSFEEELFALKKHNIILKAKVDELSVNEKRSELNPKTDTKVLILEREFEKQESLLQAYESENKKLMLEVKHYQEEMKNLQSKQKTASVEMDENKKLIEELKDLQEQTLKLTLEISDLRNKNNDYAVKNDDLIQQCSLVKEELSMFKDQLKTKNSYITDQLQAMTKSESCLKKELEDVKVELNSKSEQLRGIKIEFDKLQNNVLPMEREILELRVKESTLNEKLQTAKSHIEREKQLSQKLKDQVVLDNKKIMDLNRQVREMERILKRKNPDSVSALILTANSEHDRISTEKVKLLEERIASLEKEIQINEDVAQEKLLDFQKKFSEMRERYVSQVTELEEKLLDLTVKNQKIYNDMFTQTTCKNMENKSVETTRKEDKDKVAFTEREEKKEIKGMKAGPKSQNVKEDTHLIATIRGLKLELSNKDKTLLKVTKDFQELQKTNRRLQKEREKLLNDKRNYRAMDLDKLSRSTGSDSRPTSSKASDLNDQNSNFHQNGNLPNSNSNQRFSGSTQKLYNPLQYSENSESYMTKKIMNENEILKEELDKINKDFMALKNKRLHDLHLLQEEHEREMAALVKEYSVKFGDSKVVKLQGQINTQMAIISHLKQQIEKLRDYKEQVIVLKTERDHLENKVKTLSEKVKYLSTPGTEQLQLLQDKITILQQRHESREMTLQTLVRDLLRTKTQCRDCKGEKGKTKQLCYFRQELDHILGMLQEIANVY, via the exons ATGGGGATTCATTTATACCCTGGATGGTCCGCCCTTACCGCCAGACTACAGCCCCTAATCTCTGGCCAGAATCATGTTCTCAACTggttatgtatacctatacatatgccTATACCCAAAAACATACCAAAAACTACTTTTATTGGCTACCCATATGCCAGAGACAATGAGCATATTGAGGAAAAG TTAATATCAACTGGAGAAGATACCTTGGGTTCTTCCCTAAGTCTAAGtattggtgaaaattcaattagaATTAAGGAAAAGCCAAAAGCAAAGGAAATAAAAGCTGTGCCACTGACACAAGAGAATGCAGGCCAACACAAATGGTGGTTGAAAAGACCTGAAACCCGGCTAGGGTTTACAAGCCCTAAAAAGCTGGAAGTAAACATAAAACCCTCGCCAAGTCCATCACCAGATGTAAGCTCCTCTATGGCAGAGTttctcgaaaaagaaaaattgtgcaAA GTATTATACAAAAGTGAAGGCGAAGTCAAAGATAAAGATGATACTTTGTGCGACATTCTTGCATCAGCAGCATTTGACAAGTATCCATCAGACTTTGAAA atgcaACCGATGAAGATATTGGTAGTATTTTGGAAGAGATGAGTAAGATTGCTGGGGCATTGAGTCCAAATTCCGGACCAGACTGTACAAAGGCTGGAAGCATCAGCAAAAACGCTACAG AAGAAGAACGTTCGGTGGAAGAGTTACTGCAGGAAGCCGAAAAGTTGGTACAGAAGACAAGTTCCAGTATCTCCAAAAGCAATTCAAAATCTGATACTTTAGTACCGGATAGTAATCTAGATCCAAATGACAGTCTTGCACGAGTAAGGCAACTTGAAGATGATATCTTTCAAATGATACAGGCTGAGGTGCACAAGGAATCggagaaagtgaaaaagagtCCAAAGTATGAACAAAAGCGCGATGAGGATTCAGGTTTAGAGATAGTTTACGAGAATTTGAACGTTTTAAAAGCACCAAAAACATTGGAGCTccagaggaaaaaatttgaagaacaaaaagttGAAGTTTCTAGTAGTTCAGATTTAGACGATCCTATTGAACGGCactcaaagtctgaaaaatgtgaaagcAAGAATGAATCTGATGATAAAGATAACTTGCAGAAAGAGATTACCGATGTTGATAAagacttttttgaaaatcttttgaagaaatcaaaagaaaaatctgaagGTGGTATATCTGGGAGTTCTAGTTTTGGGCAAGAGGATTTCTCTCACTTTCTCAGAATATTACAAGGGCaaagtgataaaaaagaacaggAAGCCAAAGCCAATAATTCGAACTTAAAAGACTCTGCAGCATTCAGTTTTCCAATGAAAGCAGACGCCCACATATTCGAGAAAtctaaaatagaaaatgagtTGAATAGTATGAAAAGCCCTGCTTTtccagaaaaagaaatatctgaTGTCTTAAGAAGGGAGCTTCCCAATGGTGAAAATAAGTATATAAATCACGAAATTAGCGAATCAGAATCCAGTTCAATCAGAGGAAGGTCCAGGCAGTCTCACCATCCTTTGATGGAAAAAGCAACCCTTTCTAGAAATTCTAGTTTGGAGAGAATCAAAAAGTCTGAAAGTAACATGAaagagattattttttctagaaATTCAAGCATCGATAGCAGCAAATCGAGTGGAAGTAAGAAAGATGCAAAGGTAGTGAATTccaaaaatgaattatacacTGTCGGTCTAACGCCGAGATTAGAGTTATTTGCTGATGCCATACCTAAATTAATCGCTGAGAAATCcaacgaaaatttgaagaaacaaGAGCAGAAGAAAggagggaatgaaaaagatgTGAACACTTCAGCGGATCAGATTGTAGAAACTTGTCTCGATAGTAATGACACGACTAAACAAAAGGGCGAAATTAACGATAACAAAGATAACAGAACTTTCAATAATGACCAGTCCAAGACTACAGATAGAGTTGGTGAtggtggggaaaaaataagaaaagtagatattcaaaaaaatatgtttgatCGTCCTAAGACTGAGAGAGCATTCAATGCCTTAGAtaataaaaaccaaagaaaacaaatcaagTTTGTTAAATCAAAAAGTTACGATCAGATTCCAAAGCCAATTTCGAATCTTAAACTGTCCCTTGATGATGTAAAGATGTCTAAAGCCGAAGACCCCTCACCCAAAACTCCCACTCCTATACTGAAGAGGTCAccaattttgaaaacaaaGTTACATTCGAAACCAGTTTCCAAATTCACatcaaaagtaaaattgtCACCGAAACCCAAAAGAGAAGTTCTGAAATCCAGTACTGCTACGTCGATTACTAGTAAcataaaaaaacatgaaataaaatcggtgGACAGCATTATGAGATACACTTTAGCAGCTGGGGACATGAATAGAAATCTGTCAAAAAGTGACTGGGAAACGTTGTGCAAAGAAGAAAGACATAAAAACGTTTTGCTCAAAG aacaatTAGATTCCGAGGCAAAGTTGTATAAGACCCAGATTGAAGGGATGCGTACATCGTTTGAAGAGGAATTATTTGCTTTAAAAAAACATAACATAATTCTCAAAGCTAAAGTTGATGAGCTATCTGTGAATGAGAAAAGATCCGAACTCAATCCTAAGACTGATACAAAAGTTTTGATACTTGAaagggaatttgaaaaacaagaaagttTACTACAGGCATACGaatcggaaaacaaaaaacttatGCTGGAAGTAAAACATTATCAg GAGGAAATGAAGAATTTGCAGTCAAAGCAGAAAACTGCATCTGTggaaatggatgaaaataaaaagttaatTGAGGAATTGAAGGATCTCCAAGAACAAACTTTGAAGCTGACACTAGAAATATCAGATTTACGTAATAAAAACAATGACTATGCagtaaaaaatgatgatttgaTCCAACAATGCAGTTTAGTGAAGGAAGAGTTGAGTATGTTCAAAGATCAGTTGAAAACGAAGAACAGTTATATTACAGATCAGTTACAAGCAATGACAAAATCAGAATCGTGTTTGAAAAAGGAGTTAGAGGATGTTAAAGTAGAATTAAACTCAAAATCTGAACAATTAAGAGGGATTAAAATCGAGTTTGATAAACTCCAGAATAACGTCTTGCCAATGGAGAGAGAAATTCTAGAGCTCAGGGTTAAAGAAAGTACACTtaacgaaaaattgcaaactGCAAAATCTCatattgaaagagaaaaacagttatctcaaaaattgaaagatcagGTTGTGTTAGATAACAAGAAGATAATGGATCTAAATAGACAAGTTCGGGAGATGGAGAGAATTTTGAAGCGAAAGAATCCCGACTCTGTATCTGCCTTAATTTTGACTGCCAATTCTGAACACGATAGAATAAGtacggaaaaagtaaaacttcTCGAGGAAAGAATAGCATCTTTGGAAAAAGAGATTCAAATTAACGAAGACGTGGCGCAAGAAAAGCTGCttgattttcagaaaaaattttcagaaatgaGAGAACGTTATGTTTCCCAAGTGACGGAACTGGAAGAGAAGTTGTTGGACCTTACGGTGAAGAATCAGAAGATCTACAATGATATGTTTACACAGACTACATGTAAGAATATGGAAAACAAAAGTGTGGAGACCACAAGGAAGGAGGACAAAGATAAAGTAGCTTTtacagagagagaagagaaaaaagaaattaaagggATGAAAGCTGGTCCTAAATCTCAGAATGTTAAAGAGGACACTCATTTGATAGCCACAATTCGGGGTTTGAAGTTGGAGCTTTCTAACAAAGATAAGACACTTTTGAAAGTGACTAAAGATTTCCAGGAGCTGCAAAAAACTAACCGGAGATTGCaaaaagagcgagaaaaattattgaatgataaaagaaattatCGAGCCATGGACCTTGACAAACTTAGTCGAAGTACGGGATCGGACTCACGACCCACAAGCTCGAAAGCATCCGATTTAAATgatcaaaattcaaactttCATCAAAACGGTAATTTACCAAACTCCAATTCGAACCAAAGATTTTCTGGATCCACCCAAAAGCTGTACAACCCATTGCAATATTCTGAGAATTCCGAGAGTTACATGAccaagaaaataatgaatgaaaacgAGATTCTGAAGGAAGAATTGGACAAGATTAATAAAGATTTCATGGCATTGAAGAATAAGAGGCTTCATGATCTCCACCTGCTGCAGGAAGAACATGAAAGAGAGATGGCGGCCTTGGTTAAAGAATACAGTGTTAAATTCGGAGACTCTAAGGTGGTAAAGTTACAG GGTCAAATAAATACCCAAATGGCAATAATATCTCATCTCAAGCAGCAAATCGAAAAACTAAGGGATTATAAAGAGCAAGTTATCGTGCTCAAGACTGAAAGGGATCATTTAGAAAATAAAGTGAAGACCTTgagtgaaaaagtaaaatatctCTCAAcaccg GGTACGGAACAACTTCAGTTGTTACAAGATAAAATCACAATTCTCCAACAGCGACATGAGAGCAGAGAAATGACGTTGCAAACTCTAGTTAGGGATCTTTTGAGAACGAAGACACAATGCAGGGACTGCAAGGGTGAAAAGGGTAAGACAAAACAGTTATGCTATTTCAGACAAGAGTTAGATCACATTCTCGGAATGTTACAAGAAATAGCTAATGTGTACTAA